In Carya illinoinensis cultivar Pawnee chromosome 6, C.illinoinensisPawnee_v1, whole genome shotgun sequence, a single genomic region encodes these proteins:
- the LOC122312579 gene encoding uncharacterized protein LOC122312579: MAIKVFYHEHALWLDQKKSDDNAECDACSSICIGLTYSCRECSLFHLHESCSKLPKELHTLFHPHPLRLTLQVGYKQRCFACAVLPSRCFFRCNECNFILDAKCAFIKPATEQMEEQFRTHFGHEHPLLLLENIPNDRVVCLLCREYCSDLTYGCLPCRFFLHRSCFERTLPMEIRHFSHPCPLTLYTYAHRMIREAWNTPCRACRKSLPRGSFLYGCSKCKYVMDIDCTWFPTTEYASNRQHEICHFIRGHPLSLSSIEKGRQVNCCICGKHCNGTMAVAELAAVRIFTSTNHALMSCRRRSSTIPVTLATLST, translated from the coding sequence ATGGCGATTAAAGTTTTCTATCACGAGCATGCGTTATGGCTGGATCAGAAAAAGAGTGATGATAATGCTGAGTGCGACGCATGCTCAAGTATCTGCATTGGCCTTACGTACAGTTGCCGTGAATGCAGTTTGTTCCATCTGCACGAATCGTGTTCGAAGCTACCGAAAGAGTTGCACACCCTATTTCACCCACACCCTCTTAGACTTACCCTACAGGTGGGCTACAAACAGCGATGTTTTGCTTGTGCCGTTCTTCCCTCGCGCTGCTTCTTCCGTTGCAACGAGTGCAACTTCATTTTGGATGCTAAATGTGCTTTTATAAAGCCAGCAACAGAACAAATGGAGGAGCAATTTAGGACTCATTTTGGCCACGAGCATCCATTGCTGCTTCTCGAGAACATACCTAACGATCGAGTTGTATGCCTCCTATGTAGAGAATACTGCTCGGATCTGACCTACGGTTGCCTCCCATGTCGTTTCTTTCTCCATCGGTCGTGTTTTGAACGGACCTTGCCAATGGAGATACGACATTTCTCTCATCCCTGTCCTCTAACCCTCTACACGTACGCACATAGGATGATAAGGGAGGCTTGGAATACTCCCTGCAGAGCTTGTAGAAAATCCTTGCCTCGAGGGAGCTTTCTGTATGGATGTAGCAAGTGCAAATACGTGATGGATATTGATTGCACTTGGTTTCCCACTACCGAATATGCAAGTAATCGACAACATGAGATTTGTCATTTCATTCGCGGACATCCACTGTCACTCTCTAGCATCGAAAAAGGCCGCCAAGTTAATTGTTGCATATGTGGGAAACACTGCAATGGTACTATGGCTGTAGCAGAACTAGCAGCTGTGAGGATATTTACTTCCACGAATCATGCCTTGATGAGTTGCCGCAGGAGATCATCAACCATCCCCGTCACCCTCGCCACCCTCTCTACCTGA